In Myripristis murdjan chromosome 9, fMyrMur1.1, whole genome shotgun sequence, the following proteins share a genomic window:
- the LOC115365413 gene encoding deoxycytidylate deaminase-like, with protein MKRSFRDMEQQNDQPAPINDGNRKREDILESAQYFMGVALLAARRSRDPSTQVGACIVNEEKKIVGVGYNGMPNGCGDDSLPWRRSGDNPVETKYFYVCHAELNAIMNKNSADLKGCTIYVTLFPCNECSKLLIQAGIKNVIYLSDKYHKLDNVIASKKMLDLAGIPYEQLKPKEPRLVIDFSSN; from the exons ATGAAACGCAGCTTCAGAGACATGGAACAACAAAATGATCAGCCGGCGCCAATTAATGACGG CAACAGAAAGCGAGAGGACATCCTGGAAAGTGCACAGTATTTTATGGGTGTCGCGCTGCTGGCGGCTCGGAGGAGCAGGGACCCAAGCACGCAG GTTGGAGCCTGTATAGTGAACGAGGAGAAGAAGATTGTTGGTGTGGGTTACAATGGTATGCCCAATGGTTGTGGTGATGACTCGCTGCCATGGCGCCGATCAGGTGATAACCCTGTGGAAACAAAGTACTTTTATg TGTGTCACGCAGAGCTGAATGCCATTATGAATAAGAACAGTGCTGACTTGAAGGGCTGCACAATCTATGTGACTTTGTTCCCCTGCAACGAATGTTCAAAGCTCCTCATCCAGGCAG GCATTAAGAACGTCATCTATTTATCTGATAAGTACCATAAGTTGGACAACGTGATTGCTTCCAAAAAGATGCTTGACTTGGCAGGCATACCATACGA